In Cygnus atratus isolate AKBS03 ecotype Queensland, Australia chromosome 30, CAtr_DNAZoo_HiC_assembly, whole genome shotgun sequence, the following proteins share a genomic window:
- the CHCHD5 gene encoding coiled-coil-helix-coiled-coil-helix domain-containing protein 5 isoform X1 — protein MEAALEVTARYCRSELEQYGRCVAASPASWQRDCHSLRLGISRCASAHPIVRRIRSDCAEPFAAFERCLQENEAAVGKCSEHVAAFLRCAEQVKVAA, from the exons AT GGAGGCGGCGCTGGAGGTGACGGCGCGGTACTGCCGCAGCGAGCTGGAGCAGTACGGGCGCTGCGTGGCCGCCAGCCCGGCTTCGTGGCAGCGGGACTGCCACAGCCTCCGCCTCGGCATCTCCCGGTGCGCCTCCGCGCA CCCCATCGTCAGGAGGATCCGCAGCGACTGCGCCGAGCCCTTCGCCGCCTTCGAGAGGTGCCTGCAGGAGAACGAGGCCGCCGTGGGGAAGTGCAGCGAGCACGTCGCCGCCTTCCTGCGCTGCGCCGAGCAGGTGAAGGTCGCCGCGTGA
- the CHCHD5 gene encoding coiled-coil-helix-coiled-coil-helix domain-containing protein 5 isoform X2: MEAALEVTARYCRSELEQYGRCVAASPASWQRDCHSLRLGISRPIVRRIRSDCAEPFAAFERCLQENEAAVGKCSEHVAAFLRCAEQVKVAA, translated from the exons AT GGAGGCGGCGCTGGAGGTGACGGCGCGGTACTGCCGCAGCGAGCTGGAGCAGTACGGGCGCTGCGTGGCCGCCAGCCCGGCTTCGTGGCAGCGGGACTGCCACAGCCTCCGCCTCGGCATCTCCCG CCCCATCGTCAGGAGGATCCGCAGCGACTGCGCCGAGCCCTTCGCCGCCTTCGAGAGGTGCCTGCAGGAGAACGAGGCCGCCGTGGGGAAGTGCAGCGAGCACGTCGCCGCCTTCCTGCGCTGCGCCGAGCAGGTGAAGGTCGCCGCGTGA